A stretch of Malus sylvestris chromosome 11, drMalSylv7.2, whole genome shotgun sequence DNA encodes these proteins:
- the LOC126588344 gene encoding disease resistance protein RGA2-like isoform X1 — protein MAAEAVVTFAAEGTLKKVLSLAEKEFSLAWGFKAELRKLKESFTTIELLLNDVAYKPQAPPIEEWVKKLKGVAHDAEDVLDEFKYEVDRCKVEIQNHMNKKVLNFFSLSNPLAFRLQMAHKIQKINASLVDLERKATPLGLVSKNNDATPQEIRWDRQTHSLIGKDEKTVGREDDVSDIVKTLTDSKTNNQEDLAVMAIVGMGGLGKTTLAKSVYNQDSIRKFFEKRIWVCVSNTFDVTLILRRMLESLILTKAPSKGNQDAILKKLQEELKGKRYLLILDDVWNEDLEKWDNLMECLSKLNSAWESKIIITTHSDKVASIPKKLLPRHELGELSVDECWSIMKDRAFPVSSAPEFESSAPAFEAIGREIAKNCGGVPLIANVLGGILSTKKGIEDWLSFKNSRTWDKLLKEEDRIRRVLRLSFDNLGSSSLKQCFAYCSMFKKDFEIQRDSLVQLWMAQGLLHPSPGESKDMEDIGNEYFDILLQSSLFQDATMNYDGIVRECKMHDLVHDLAEFVSKSEILTSDLSGIDNTFEIRHVAWVSTSELEKIPKKKC, from the exons ATGGCAGCTGAAGCTGTGGTTACTTTTGCTGCGGAGGGAACACTGAAAAAGGTGCTTTCACTTGCTGAGAAAGAATTCAGTCTTGCATGGGGTTTCAAAGCTGAACTTCGAAAGCTTAAAGAGTCATTCACTACCATTGAACTTTTATTGAATGATGTTGCCTACAAACCACAAG CTCCGCCGATAGAGGAATGGGTGAAGAAACTCAAAGGCGTAGCTCATGATGCTGAGGATGTCTTGGATGAATTCAAGTACGAAGTTGATCGGTGTAAAGTCGAAATCCAAAACCATATGAACAAAAAGGTTCTTAACTTCTTTTCACTCTCCAATCCACTTGCATTTCGTCTTCAAATGGCGCATAAAATTCAGAAGATCAATGCATCCTTGGTGGATCTTGAGAGGAAAGCAACTCCTCTTGGACTAGTTTCCAAGAATAATGATGCAACCCCTCAGGAGATTAGATGGGACAGACAAACCCACTCACTCATTGGCAAAGATGAAAAAACTGTTGGAAGGGAAGATGATGTGTCGGATATAGTTAAAACATTGACCGACTCCAAAACCAATAACCAAGAAGATCTTGCGGTTATGGCCATTGTAGGAATGGGAGGCCTCGGAAAAACAACTTTGGCCAAGTCAGTATACAATCAGGATTCGATACGCAAATTTTTTGAAAAGAGAATATGGGTTTGTGTATCCAACACTTTCGACGTCACTCTCATTCTTCGTCGGATGTTAGAATCTCTTATCTTGACAAAAGCCCCTTCAAAAGGTAATCAGGATGCAATTCTTAAAAAACTGCAAGAAGAGTTGAAAGGTAAAAGATACTTACTCATACTTGATGACGTTTGGAACGAAGATCTCGAAAAATGGGATAATTTAATGGAATGTTTGTCAAAGCTTAATTCTGCTTgggaatccaaaattattatcACCACTCACAGTGACAAAGTCGCATCAATCCCGAAAAAGCTACTTCCACGACATGAATTGGGAGAACTTTCTGTCGATGAATGTTGGTCCATCATGAAAGATAGAGCTTTCCCAGTTAGCAGTGCTCCTGAGTTCGAAAGCAGTGCTCCTGCGTTCGAGGCAATTGGAAGAGAGATTGCTAAAAATTGTGGTGGTGTTCCATTGATAGCAAAT GTTTTGGGAGGAATCTTGAGCACTAAAAAAGGTATTGAAGACTGGTTGTCATTTAAAAATAGTAGAACATGGGACAAATTATtaaaagaagaagatagaatTAGGCGAGTATTGCggttgagttttgacaatttAGGATCATCATCACTGAAGCAATGTTTTGCATATTGCTCAATGTTCAAGAaagattttgaaattcaaaGAGATAGCTTGGTTCAACTTTGGATGGCTCAAGGACTACTCCACCCTTCACCTGGTGAAAGTAAAGATATGGAGGACATAGGCAATGAATATTTTGATATTCTATTGCAGAGCTCCTTATTTCAAGATGCTACAATGAATTATGATGGCATTGTTCGAGAATGCAAGATGCATGATCTTGTGCACGATCTTGCAGAATTTGTATCCAAATCTGAAATCTTGACAAGTGACTTAAGTGGCATAGATAATACATTTGAGATTCGACATGTTGCTTGGGTTTCTACTTCCGAACTAGAAAAGATTCCAAAAAAAAAGTGCTAG
- the LOC126588344 gene encoding putative disease resistance protein RGA3 isoform X2 — MAAEAVVTFAAEGTLKKVLSLAEKEFSLAWGFKAELRKLKESFTTIELLLNDVAYKPQAPPIEEWVKKLKGVAHDAEDVLDEFKYEVDRCKVEIQNHMNKKVLNFFSLSNPLAFRLQMAHKIQKINASLVDLERKATPLGLVSKNNDATPQEIRWDRQTHSLIGKDEKTVGREDDVSDIVKTLTDSKTNNQEDLAVMAIVGMGGLGKTTLAKSVYNQDSIRKFFEKRIWVCVSNTFDVTLILRRMLESLILTKAPSKGNQDAILKKLQEELKGKRYLLILDDVWNEDLEKWDNLMECLSKLNSAWESKIIITTHSDKVASIPKKLLPRHELGELSVDECWSIMKDRAFPVSSAPEFESSAPAFEAIGREIAKNCGGVPLIANSAFFTPAIVPSPHHLLPHEPSFNPDPSPSC, encoded by the exons ATGGCAGCTGAAGCTGTGGTTACTTTTGCTGCGGAGGGAACACTGAAAAAGGTGCTTTCACTTGCTGAGAAAGAATTCAGTCTTGCATGGGGTTTCAAAGCTGAACTTCGAAAGCTTAAAGAGTCATTCACTACCATTGAACTTTTATTGAATGATGTTGCCTACAAACCACAAG CTCCGCCGATAGAGGAATGGGTGAAGAAACTCAAAGGCGTAGCTCATGATGCTGAGGATGTCTTGGATGAATTCAAGTACGAAGTTGATCGGTGTAAAGTCGAAATCCAAAACCATATGAACAAAAAGGTTCTTAACTTCTTTTCACTCTCCAATCCACTTGCATTTCGTCTTCAAATGGCGCATAAAATTCAGAAGATCAATGCATCCTTGGTGGATCTTGAGAGGAAAGCAACTCCTCTTGGACTAGTTTCCAAGAATAATGATGCAACCCCTCAGGAGATTAGATGGGACAGACAAACCCACTCACTCATTGGCAAAGATGAAAAAACTGTTGGAAGGGAAGATGATGTGTCGGATATAGTTAAAACATTGACCGACTCCAAAACCAATAACCAAGAAGATCTTGCGGTTATGGCCATTGTAGGAATGGGAGGCCTCGGAAAAACAACTTTGGCCAAGTCAGTATACAATCAGGATTCGATACGCAAATTTTTTGAAAAGAGAATATGGGTTTGTGTATCCAACACTTTCGACGTCACTCTCATTCTTCGTCGGATGTTAGAATCTCTTATCTTGACAAAAGCCCCTTCAAAAGGTAATCAGGATGCAATTCTTAAAAAACTGCAAGAAGAGTTGAAAGGTAAAAGATACTTACTCATACTTGATGACGTTTGGAACGAAGATCTCGAAAAATGGGATAATTTAATGGAATGTTTGTCAAAGCTTAATTCTGCTTgggaatccaaaattattatcACCACTCACAGTGACAAAGTCGCATCAATCCCGAAAAAGCTACTTCCACGACATGAATTGGGAGAACTTTCTGTCGATGAATGTTGGTCCATCATGAAAGATAGAGCTTTCCCAGTTAGCAGTGCTCCTGAGTTCGAAAGCAGTGCTCCTGCGTTCGAGGCAATTGGAAGAGAGATTGCTAAAAATTGTGGTGGTGTTCCATTGATAGCAAAT TCTGCCTTCTTCACGCCTGCAATCGTGCCGTCGCCCCACCATCTGCTGCCGCATGAACCCTCCTTCAACCCCGATCCATCACCGTCTTGCTGA
- the LOC126589317 gene encoding putative disease resistance protein RGA4, which produces MNGSLLFENLKRIQLLGWDKCDGVLLLGHLPNLTELEIIEMANLKCVDGEFYSSLERLVVRNCGKLRHLPGGIHTFHLLKHMYISECPSLKLIPITQGLKYMYISKCPSVESIPITQGMASLRKLEIGDCGRLSRLPSGLENCTVLQNLIIRNCDELSGTLSLWASLLEVSLWSCNGLSGPLSVWSPLVELDIHYCSNPTSIEMKGSLSLTASLEKLTIWNCHELTSLPALPQQCPSLQKLWISGCPKVSSFGVKSSRLEEECISLQSTSDLRTMTSLRHLSIERCERLGSWVSSLQFPLSLETLAILNIPNLEILPSLDHLISLRTLSIVGLRNVKYLPTGLQWPTGLEKLYIAGFWEELDSFPDFHVGSLTHLTSLDLYGWPKLKSMPQQIQHLTSLTSLTISSFEGVETLPEWLGSLTSLTHLCIDYCKNLMNLPSVQAMQRLTKLQTLRIYNCHPLLEQRCTKDCGTDWPKISHIPHISIWAWDNSLFEDMQLEWNDVVQ; this is translated from the exons ATGAATGGGTCATTGCTGTTTGAGAACTTGAAGAGGATTCAGTTACTTGGATGGGACAAGTGTGATGGAGTCCTACTGCTCGGTCATCTACCCAATCTTACGGAGCTTGAGATTATTGAAATGGCTAACTTGAAATGTGTTGACGGTGAGTTCTACAGTTCTCTTGAGAGATTGGTTGTTCGAAATTGTGGAAAGCTGAGGCATTTGCCGGGTGGGATACACACGTTCCATCTCCTTAAGCACATGTATATATCAGAATGTCCAAGTCTAAAGTTGATTCCAATTACACAGGGCCTTAAGTACATGTATATATCAAAATGTCCTAGTGTAGAGTCGATTCCAATTACACAGGGCATGGCATCTCTACGTAAATTAGAGATTGGAGATTGTGGACGATTGTCACGCTTACCGAGTGGGTTAGAGAACTGCACAGTTCTTCAGAATTTGATTATACGGAATTGTGATGAATTATCAGGCACATTGAGCTTATGGGCCTCTCTCCTAGAAGTGAGTTTATGGAGTTGCAATGGATTATCAGGCCCATTGAGTGTATGGTCCCCTCTCGTGGAATTGGATATACATTACTGCAGTAATCCGACATCAATTGAAATGAAAGGCAGCTTGTCCCTCACCGCCTCTCTTGAGAAATTGACAATCTGGAATTGCCATGAATTAACAAGCTTACCTGCTCTTCCACAACAATGTCCCTCTCTTCAGAAATTGTGGATAAGTGGATGCCCAAAGGTATCATCGTTTGGTGTCAAAAGTAGCAGACTTGAGGAGGAATGCATTAGTCTACAATCTACTTCAGACTTGCGAACCATGACCTCCCTTCGACATCTGAGtattgaaagatgtgaaagatTAGGAAGTTGGGTGAGCAGCCTGCAATTCCCACTCTCTCTTGAGACGCTGGCAATACTCAATATCCCTAATTTAGAGATTCTTCCAAGTTTAGACCACCTCATTTCTCTCCGTACTTTGTCGATTGTAGGTTTGCGAAACGTAAAATATCTGCCGACGGGGCTACAGTGGCCCACTGGCTTGGAGAAATTGTATATTGCTGGGTTTTGGGAGGAGCTGGATTCCTTCCCTGATTTTCATGTTGGATCACTAACGCATCTTACAAGCTTAGACTTGTATGGTTGGCCTAAGCTCAAGTCTATGCCTCAACAAATTCAACACCTCACTTCTCTAACATCTTTGACAATATCTTCATTTGAGGGAGTGGAAACTTTGCCAGAATGGTTGGGTAGCCTTACATCCCTTACACATCTTTGCATTGATTattgcaagaatctgatgaaTTTACCAAGTGTCCAAGCTATGCAACGCCTCACCAAATTACAAACTCTAAGGATTTATAATTGTCATCCCCTTTTAGAGCAAAGATGCACCAAGGACTGCGGCACAGATTGGCCTAAGATTTCTCACATTCCACATATCTCAA TTTGGGCCTGGGACAACAGTTTGTTTGAAGATATGCAACTGGAATGGAACGATGTAGTGCAGTAG
- the LOC126588342 gene encoding putative disease resistance protein RGA1 produces the protein MAAEAVVTFAAEEILKKVLSLAEKELRLAWGFKAELRNLQESFGNIKLLLNDVADKPQAPAIEEWVKKLKGVAEDAEDVLDEFKYEVDRRKVAIQNHMKRKILNFFSLSNPLAFRLQMARKIQKINASLVDLKTEASPLGLVSTRNTDATRQRITWDRQSDSLIGKDEIIVGREDDVSNIVKTLTGSKYDQENLAVMAIVGMGGLGKTTLAKSVFNEDLIQNSFEVRIWICVSNPFDVNLILLHMLEHLNPPPVLSKDNKNVLLVSLKERLEKKKFLLVLDDVWNEDQETWDSLMECLSKLNFAGGSKIIVTTRNDKVALISEKLLPRHELGEFSTDECWSIMKAKAWPISSAPEFEKIGKEIAKNCGGVPLAAKVLGGILQTRKSIEDWSSFKNNRIWANLSKEDKIMSILKLSFDNLGSSSLKQCFAYCSMFEKDSKIQRDILVQLWMAQGLLHHSPGESKDMKIKGNDSTGESKNMEDIGNEYFDILLQSSLFQDVIMDRYGIVQECKMHDLVHDLAEIVYKSESLTSDSSVIDNTLEVRHVARVSTSKLETIPKKSAGKLRSLFLDDDEVPTNIHLRFKALRVFKFSNPNIKEFPDSIGRLKHLRYLDISETRFQALPKSIGKLYNLQTLRATECALKEFPKELLNLINLRHIHFGEITKFPQGIRQLTCLQTLPYFSVGNEIGRQIEELDGLNQLRGKLIIRDLEHVENREEAEKAKLEEKTKVCHLTFKWSGDRSIIDNNEDNGVLEGLRPHPKLQSLGIVNFMGDKFPSWMANLKYVGAEFCSSLERLVIENCGKLRHLPDGLHAFPLLKYMYISKCSTLELIPITEGLKYMHISKCPSLKSISITQDMASLQTLKIEDCERLSGLPSGLDCCTSLRELDISECHGLSAPLSICASLVELSVHGCDNLTSIEIKGGVSLTTSNVLGSCCSLVRLVIRICKKLRHLPDGLHTLPLLEKLTIKRCDSLELIPIVQGMASLRELGIEDCGRLSRLPSGLKNCTSLVEVSIKKCEQLSGPLSVWASLVELRIEDCNNLTSIEMKGSGSLTASLQKLTIEFCNELTSIPALPQQCPSLQELRIIGCPKLSWVGVKSSRVEKEEKCISLQSTSDLRTMTSLRYLNIYNCERLESWVSSLQFPLSLDTLSIVKIPNLEILPSLDNLHSLSYLEIVDWRNLKYLPTGRQWPTGLETLSIGGFWEELDSFPDFEVGSLMHLTSLQLYGWPKLKSLPQQIQHLTSLTFLWIESYEGVETLPEWLGSLTSLTYLAIQHCKNLMNLPSVQAMQRLTKLHTLYISGCHPLLNERCRRDSGTDWPKISHIPYFRIFS, from the exons ATGGCAGCTGAAGCTGTGGTTACTTTTGCTGCGGAGGAAATACTGAAGAAGGTGCTTTCACTTGCTGAGAAAGAACTCCGTCTAGCATGGGGTTTCAAAGCTGAACTCCGAAACCTTCAAGAGTCATTCGGTAACATTAAACTTTTATTGAATGATGTTGCCGACAAACCACAAG CTCCTGCAATAGAGGAATGGGTGAAGAAACTCAAAGGCGTAGCCGAGGATGCTGAGGATGTCTTGGATGAATTCAAGTACGAAGTTGATCGGCGTAAAGTCGCAATCCAAAACCATATGAAGAGAAAGATTCTGAATTTCTTTTCACTCTCCAATCCACTTGCATTTCGTCTTCAAATGGCGCGTAAAATTCAGAAGATCAATGCATCCTTGGTGGATCTCAAGACTGAAGCATCTCCTCTTGGACTAGTTTCCACCAGGAATACAGATGCAACCCGTCAGAGAATTACATGGGACAGACAAAGCGACTCACTCATTGGCAAAGATGAAATAATTGTTGGAAGGGAAGATGATGTGTCGAATATAGTTAAAACCTTGACCGGCTCCAAATACGACCAAGAGAATCTTGCGGTTATGGCCATTGTGGGAATGGGAGGCCTCGGAAAAACAACTTTGGCCAAGTCGGTTTTCAATGAGGATTTGATACAAAATTCTTTTGAAGTTAGAATATGGATTTGTGTATCGAACCCTTTCGACGTCAATTTAATTCTGCTCCATATGTTAGAACATCTCAATCCCCCACCAGTCCTTTCGAAAGATAATAAGAATGTTCTTCTTGTGTCCCTTAAAGAaaggttggaaaaaaaaaaattcttacttGTACTTGATGATGTTTGGAACGAAGATCAAGAAACATGGGATAGTTTAATGGAATGTTTGTCAAAGCTTAATTTTGCTGGGGGATCCAAAATTATTGTCACTACTCGCAATGACAAAGTAGCATTAATCTCAGAAAAGCTACTTCCACGACATGAATTGGGAGAATTTTCTACGGATGAATGTTGGTCCATCATGAAAGCTAAAGCTTGGCCCATTAGCAGTGCTCCTGAGTTCGAGAAAATTGGAAAAGAGATTGCTAAAAATTGTGGTGGTGTTCCATTGGCGGCAAAG GTTTTGGGAGGCATCTTGCAGACTAGAAAAAGTATTGAAGATTGGTCGTCATTTAAAAACAATAGAATATGGGCCAACCtatcaaaagaagataaaattatgTCAATCTTGAAGTTGAGTTTTGACAACTTAGGATCATCATCATTGAAGCAATGTTTTGCATATTGCTCAATGTTTGAGAAAgattcaaaaattcaaagagaTATCTTGGTTCAACTTTGGATGGCTCAAGGACTACTCCACCATTCGCCTGGTGAAAGTAAAGATATGAAGATTAAAGGCAATGACTCGACTGGTGAAAGTAAAAATATGGAGGACATAGGCAATGAATATTTTGATATTCTATTGCAGAGCTCTTTATTTCAAGATGTTATAATGGATCGTTATGGCATTGTTCAGGAATGCAAGATGCACGATCTTGTGCATGATCTTGCAGAAATTGTATACAAATCCGAAAGCTTGACGAGTGACTCAAGTGTCATAGATAATACACTTGAGGTTCGACATGTTGCTCGGGTTTCTACTTCTAAACTAGAAACAATTCCAAAAAAAAGTGCTGGAAAATTGCGGTCACTGTTTTTGGACGACGATGAAGTTCCTACTAACATTCATCTACGGTTCAAAGCTTTACGCGTCTTCAAATTTAGTAATCCTAATATTAAAGAATTTCCAGATTCAATTGGTAGGTTGAAACATTTGAGGTATCTTGACATTTCCGAAACAAGATTCCAAGCACTCCCCAAGTCTATAGGCAAGCTCTATAACCTTCAGACATTAAGAGCAACGGAATGTGCCCTTAAAGAGTTTCCAAAAGAGCTGCTAAACTTGATCAACCTAAGGCATATTCATTTTGGTGAGATTACAAAATTCCCACAGGGGATAAGGCAGTTGACTTGTCTTCAAACATTACCTTACTTTTCAGTGGGTAATGAGATTGGTCGTCAAATCGAAGAGTTGGATGGCTTGAATCAATTGAGAGGTAAATTAATCATTCGTGATCTGGAGCACGTAGAGAACAGAGAAGAAGCAGAGAAAGCTAAGTTAGAAGAAAAGACGAAAGTATGTCATTTGACATTCAAATGGAGTGGAGATAGGTCAATAATTGACAACAACGAGGACAACGGTGTATTGGAAGGTTTACGACCACATCCTAAGTTACAGAGCTTAGGTATTGTAAATTTCATGGGCGATAAGTTTCCATCGTGGATGGCTAACTTGAAATATGTTGGCGCTGAGTTCTGCAGTTCTCTTGAGAGATTGGTTATTGAAAATTGTGGAAAGCTAAGGCATTTGCCGGATGGGCTACACGCATTCCCACTCCTTAAGTACATGTATATATCAAAATGTTCTACTCTAGAGTTGATTCCAATTACAGAGGGCCTCAAGTACATGCATATATCAAAATGTCCTAGTCTAAAGTCGATTTCGATTACACAGGACATGGCATCTCTACAAACATTAAAGATTGAAGATTGTGAAAGATTGTCAGGCCTACCGAGTGGGTTAGACTGCTGCACCTCTCTTCGCGAGTTGGATATTTCAGAATGCCATGGATTATCTGCCCCATTGAGTATATGTGCCTCTCTCGTGGAATTGAGTGTACATGGGTGCGATAATCTGACATCAATTGAAATTAAAGGCGGCGTGTCCCTCACAACCTCTAATGTACTTGGATCTTGTTGTTCTCTTGTGAGATTAGTTATTCGTATTTGCAAAAAGCTGAGGCATTTGCCAGATGGGCTACACACGCTCCCGCTCCTTGAGAAACTGACTATTAAAAGATGTGATAGTCTAGAGTTGATTCCAATTGTACAAGGCATGGCATCTCTACGGGAATTAGGGATTGAAGATTGTGGACGATTGTCACGCCTGCCGAGTGGGTTAAAGAACTGCACCTCTCTCGTGGAAGTGAGTATAAAGAAATGCGAACAATTATCAGGCCCATTGAGTGTATGGGCCTCTCTCGTGGAATTGAGAATAGAGGATTGCAATAATCTGACATCAATTGAAATGAAAGGCAGTGGGTCCCTCACCGCCTCTCTTCAGAAATTGACAATCGAATTTTGTAATGAATTAACAAGCATACCTGCTCTTCCACAACAATGTCCCTCTCTTCAGGAATTGAGGATAATTGGATGCCCAAAGCTATCATGGGTTGGTGTGAAAAGTAGCAGAGTTGAGAAGGAGGAGAAGTGCATTAGTCTACAATCTACTTCAGATTTGCGCACCATGACCTCCCTTCGATATCTGAATATTTACAATTGTGAAAGATTAGAAAGTTGGGTGAGCAGCCTGCAATTCCCACTCTCTCTTGACACGCTGTCAATAGTCAAAATCCCTAATTTAGAGATTCTTCCAAGTTTAGACAATCTCCATTCTCTCAGTTATTTGGAGATTGTAGATTGGCGAAACCTAAAATATCTGCCGACGGGGCGACAGTGGCCCACTGGCTTGGAGACATTGAGTATCGGTGGGTTCTGGGAGGAGCTCGATTCCTTCCCTGATTTTGAAGTTGGATCATTAATGCATCTTACAAGCTTACAGTTGTATGGTTGGCCTAAGCTCAAGTCTCTGCCTCAACAAATTCAACACCTCACTTCTCTAACATTTTTGTGGATAGAGTCATATGAGGGAGTGGAGACTTTGCCAGAATGGTTGGGTAGCCTTACATCCCTTACATATCTGGCAATTCAACattgcaagaatctgatgaaTTTACCAAGTGTCCAAGCTATGCAACGCCTCACCAAATTACATACTCTGTATATTTCTGGATGTCATCCCCTTCTAAATGAAAGATGCAGGAGGGACAGCGGCACAGATTGGCCTAAGATTTCTCACATTCCATATTTCAGAA TATTCTCCTGA
- the LOC126590809 gene encoding CBL-interacting serine/threonine-protein kinase 11-like, with the protein MMPESEQRQPLLAPQQPRVPDNALFGKYELGKLLGCGAFAKVYHARNVRTGQSVAVKVINKKKLAGTSLMSNIKREITIMRRLRHPNIVKLYEVLASKTKIYFVMEFVKGGELFAKVSKARFSENLSRKFFQQLISAVGYCHSRGVYHRDLKPENLLVDENGDLKVSDFGLSAVTNQIRPDGLLHTLCGTPAYVAPEILTKKGYDGAKVDVWSCGVILYVLNAGFLPFNDPNLMAMYKKIYKGEFRCPKWMSSDLKRFLGRFMDTNPATRITIDEILKDPWFRKGGCKEIKFYDDDYSMDDAKIGGGEEEQKGVTSLNAFDLISFSAGLDLSGLFEQSSSSPGEDGERFISEDTVENVVDRVAEFAKAGKLRVRRKKDWGLEMEGQNGNLSIGVEVSRLTENLVVVEAKRTGGDAGPYKEMWKNKLRPYLICPDDQSPSSSMSTPPSSSSSLACPVDEC; encoded by the coding sequence ATGATGCCGGAGAGCGAACAACGACAGCCGCTGCTGGCGCCGCAGCAGCCGCGCGTCCCAGACAATGCCCTGTTCGGGAAGTACGAGCTCGGCAAGCTCCTTGGGTGCGGTGCCTTCGCCAAAGTCTACCACGCCCGCAACGTCCGCACCGGCCAGAGCGTCGCCGTCAAAGTCATCAACAAGAAGAAGCTGGCCGGCACCAGCCTCATGTCCAACATCAAGCGCGAGATCACCATCATGCGCCGCCTCCGCCACCCCAACATCGTCAAGCTCTACGAGGTCCTCGCCTCGAAGACCAAGATTTACTTCGTCATGGAGTTCGTGAAAGGCGGGGAGCTTTTCGCCAAGGTGTCGAAGGCACGGTTCTCGGAGAATCTCAGCCGGAAGTTCTTCCAGCAGCTTATCTCCGCCGTCGGGTACTGCCACTCTCGCGGGGTCTATCACCGGGACTTGAAGCCCGAGAATTTGCTCGTTGACGAGAACGGGGATTTGAAGGTTTCGGATTTCGGTCTCAGTGCCGTGACCAACCAGATCCGACCCGACGGGCTCCTCCACACGCTTTGCGGGACCCCCGCTTACGTGGCCCCGGAGATTTTGACGAAGAAGGGATACGACGGCGCCAAGGTGGATGTGTGGTCGTGCGGCGTGATACTGTACGTTTTGAACGCCGGGTTCCTGCCGTTCAACGACCCAAATCTGATGGCCATGTATAAGAAGATTTACAAGGGAGAATTTCGGTGCCCGAAATGGATGTCGTCGGATCTGAAGCGGTTTTTGGGTCGGTTCATGGATACAAACCCCGCGACCCGGATCACGATCGACGAGATTTTGAAGGACCCGTGGTTCAGAAAAGGCGGATGCAAGGAGATCAAATTCTACGACGATGATTATTCGATGGACGACGCCAAAATTGGCGGCGGCGAGGAGGAGCAGAAGGGCGTGACGAGCCTGAACGCGTTCGATTTGATTTCGTTCTCGGCCGGGCTGGACCTGTCCGGGTTGTTCGAGCAGTCGAGCAGCAGCCCGGGGGAAGACGGCGAGCGATTTATCTCGGAAGATACAGTGGAGAACGTGGTGGATAGAGTGGCGGAGTTTGCAAAGGCGGGGAAGCTGAgggtgaggaggaagaaggattGGGGGCTGGAGATGGAAGGCCAGAATGGGAATTTATCAATCGGGGTGGAGGTTTCCAGATTGACGGAAAATCTAGTGGTGGTGGAGGCCAAGAGGACGGGCGGCGACGCCGGGCCGTACAAGGAGATGTGGAAGAACAAGCTCAGGCCTTACCTGATTTGCCCAGATGATCAAAGTCCCTCATCGTCAATGTCAACTCCTCCTTCGTCCTCCTCCTCGCTCGCTTGCCCAGTCGACGAATGTTGA